TCGTAGAGCTCACCCAATTGTCCTTGATTGAACAGTGCAGTAAGCTGATCGGTGGCCATCATAATCAGGCCAATGTAGGTCAAAAACAAGCCAATAACAAATGTCAAAGTACCTAATATTGTGCGAATTTTACATTAAATCTATTTGAAGTTATGAATTCAAGTTTATTCTCACTCTGTGATGCCTTGAGGGTGCGGTCTTCTTCGCCAAAGGAATAGATAAGCAGATTGTAGAGAACGACGTAAACACTCAAAACACCAAGCATATAAAACATGCCATTGCGAGACTTTTCCAGCATATTCTTGTGTCGAAACTTGTCCAGATCCTGCGGTAATACGCCCACAATTTTCGATATGAAAAACAGCTGTTggaattgcaacagcaacggctGCACCAATGGTGTCGGTTGAGACATCCTTTACGTTGGCCGGAACTCGcttaaatgataaattaacTGCGCACCATCGAGTCAAGTTCAACGAGCACTTTGCCTAATTAAATTGGTTGGTTTGTTGGCTACATGCTTGATTAAAGTGCCTCGCAAATCGATACAATCAGACGCCAGCAATCATTAAATGCCCCACTAGCCTTATTTTGAATGCATAACAATTTACTTTAGTGAAgagaatattaattttattgaatcaTCTTCAATGTGGTTTAATTACTCtacacaataaaaattgaaactgcAACCTAAAATAAGTTCAACAAAAGAACGTAGAcgatacacacatatacatgaTACGTTGACTGgactaatttatataatacacaATGTTACCGAATTTCTAAGATTGTTGGGAGGAAATTTATTGGATGTTAAAGATTTGATTTGCAAGCTTGAAAGCTTAattcaaatatgaatttttatatttcttgtGTGATGTAATTTGAATCCAAAATTCAACCATGGCTTTTTGTGTTTCATATTTCCAAATTTAAACCTAAACAAATATTAGATATATGTCAAAAAATCCATCCATCATTTTACTTCCTCTTGCGACGATCGGCTTGTTTTTGCTCCTCCTGAAAGTGAGAATTGTTTTCAGATATGTTCATCATAATATATTGTACTTAAAAggcaataattataatttcacaAATAGCAAGCAACATATTTTGacttaaattttcataaacctggaaataaatatacttcCTCCAAACATAGAAAAAAATGTGCGTGCTGTATTATAGAGGACGTTTTGTGAAAGTATACTTATTCCCCTggtatatatgaaaaaattgGTAAACCCATTGAAAACGGCATACCGTTGACTTGATGGCAAAAAGCTTAAGCTAAGTTAATTGTTTGCTTAATAGTTCAAGGCCGTTCAAGGTTATTATTCATTGATTGCTTCGATTGTGACAACTGTTCTCTCAGAGCTAATATTAAACCATAAAACTCTTGAGCTGTAAAACAGGCTGCCTTAAATGGCTACGAACACTCGAGTTGCCCTACTGGAACATACCTTTTGTGTTAGAATAATTAACAATCGGCGGAACATGCTGAGAACGTCGAAGAAGAGATCCAATGCATGTTGAACCACGTCGCGGTTACCCAAACGACATTTCTCCACAATGTTCTGGGTGTCGTATACAATAAACGCGGCCATGACAAAAACGCCAACATACAATTGAGTCTGTAAAATAAACAGGTCAAAGATATGtcaaaaaaatatgataatcAGAGCCACTTACAATCTGAACAAAGTATGACTTAAATATCATGTTGAAGAGACTCAGCAACGCCATGCAATTGATGACGCTGACCAGCATGCCACCcagatacaaatatttgcccTGCTCAGCCAAAAGAGCGGCCAACGATAGCGATGCAAAGGTCACGAATGTTCCGGTGAGTGCAGTCAAAATAATAGCCGGATTAATGCTAACAATGTATCCTAAAAGTGGACCAAGCGTTTGACCcgagcaaaagccaaaagcgtACAGCATTCCCAAGCGTGTGTAATAGTTCTTGCCATCATCTCTATAGAAATGCAGACCTAGAACCAGCACCAAGGATGCAATTGCCGCCAGCATCCCAAGATCAATGTAATTCTTCATTTGAAGTAGGGCACCGCCTGCCGCAGCAGCGGTTGTGCTTGCCAGCACCATGTACACTTTGGACAGGTGCTGACGTATGTACGGCTCACTGGGGGAAGTAAAAGAGAATAGCATGTCGATTACGTTCAAGGATTATTGATTTAGTACGACCAACTGTTGATGTGGCTCAATACCAAAACAACACGTCAGCTCGCTTCATCATGAGCGCAGCTGATGCAAATTCCACACATCAGTGCTATGACTTTGCGTCCAGCTCTTGTGTACTTTGTGACCCAATCTTATTATGTGTGCATACTCACTATCGGTCGCCGATGCCATTGACGAATCGTTGAAAACGATCGTTTAAGTTTTGAGCTGTATCCACCATACTGTTATCCTTATTTGCGCACTTGAATACTATTTGTTAAGCtgcttattttt
This is a stretch of genomic DNA from Drosophila albomicans strain 15112-1751.03 chromosome 3, ASM965048v2, whole genome shotgun sequence. It encodes these proteins:
- the LOC117572073 gene encoding bax inhibitor 1, with product MVDTAQNLNDRFQRFVNGIGDRYEPYIRQHLSKVYMVLASTTAAAAGGALLQMKNYIDLGMLAAIASLVLVLGLHFYRDDGKNYYTRLGMLYAFGFCSGQTLGPLLGYIVSINPAIILTALTGTFVTFASLSLAALLAEQGKYLYLGGMLVSVINCMALLSLFNMIFKSYFVQITQLYVGVFVMAAFIVYDTQNIVEKCRLGNRDVVQHALDLFFDVLSMFRRLLIILTQKEEQKQADRRKRK